A region of the Candidatus Kryptonium sp. genome:
GCGATGAGATTGCGTCGCTTACTGTTGCTTTAGTGAGATTAAATTCTTCGGATATAGATGTTATGTTCCTTCTTGATGGCTTGTTGTAAAGTAGATAAATTAAAAATTGAATTTGGATTGGGCTCAAATTTTCTTTCTTTGCCATATCCCATAACAAAACTCTGAAAACTCTTGATATTCTTTCAAGCCCGGCGACGATTTTCGCATCAATGTTTTTATTTTGTTCTGTCGGATCAAAAACAGATGACATATTTTAAAGATGTTAATTTTCCGAAGCGGGTCTAAAAAGCCCCGCCAAGTTTTTCATTTTAATTTACTTTCTATACTGACTAAAAACAAAATCGGACGATTCCTGAGATGCGTGGCAAGAGAAACAATCCTGCTCAGCGTTTTTCACCACTCTTTCTCTTGTATCGCCCTTGAAAGCTTCAAAGCCCCATCCACCAGTTGATTTGAACTTTCTTGAGTTTTTATACATTACCCCAACAACCTTCCTTGAGCCCTCAACATAAGTGTTGTTTTCAAACTTTGCTTCAAGCAGATCAAAGACGATAATTGAACCATCTGGGAATTTTCCAGTTTTATAACCACGAATTGCTTTATCATTAGCGTATATATGATGAATTCCACCAAATGCTTCATAAAGCGGATGCCCTGGCAAAATAATCATTGACTTCACATGAACCCAATTCCGATATCCCTCCGGATATGGAACACTTGAACTTGATTGAGCAGTAAGATTGATAAATAAAAATGAAATCACGCTTAAAACGATGCCCAAAATCAAAATCGCTTTTCTAATCATGGCTCCACCATAATTTTGTTTTTAAAATAGTTAGGATTCCTAACAAATATAATGATTTGATGTTTAAAAGTCAAGCTTAGCTCAAGGAATTTGAGCTTTTGATTTGGATCTATGGATTTGGTTTTTATGACGATTTTTGTAATT
Encoded here:
- a CDS encoding cytochrome P460 family protein, whose amino-acid sequence is MIRKAILILGIVLSVISFLFINLTAQSSSSVPYPEGYRNWVHVKSMIILPGHPLYEAFGGIHHIYANDKAIRGYKTGKFPDGSIIVFDLLEAKFENNTYVEGSRKVVGVMYKNSRKFKSTGGWGFEAFKGDTRERVVKNAEQDCFSCHASQESSDFVFSQYRK